From one Alphaproteobacteria bacterium genomic stretch:
- the rpsL gene encoding 30S ribosomal protein S12, producing MPTINQLIRKPRKAPPTRNKVPALEACPQKRGVCTRVYTTTPKKPNSALRKVARVRLTNGFEVTSYIPGEGHNLQEHSVVMLRGGRVKDLPGVRYHIIRGTLDTQGVGDRRQRRSKYGAKRPK from the coding sequence ATGCCGACGATTAACCAGTTGATCCGTAAGCCGCGTAAGGCTCCGCCGACGCGCAACAAAGTTCCCGCACTGGAAGCGTGCCCGCAGAAGCGCGGCGTTTGCACCCGCGTGTATACGACCACGCCGAAAAAGCCGAACTCGGCGCTGCGCAAGGTTGCCCGTGTGCGCCTGACCAATGGTTTCGAGGTGACGAGCTATATTCCTGGCGAGGGCCATAACCTGCAGGAACACTCCGTCGTCATGCTGCGCGGCGGCCGCGTGAAGGATCTTCCAGGTGTCCGCTATCATATCATCCGCGGCACGCTGGATACGCAGGGTGTCGGCGACCGGCGTCAGCGCCGTTCGAAATACGGCGCGAAGCGGCCGAAGTAA
- the rpsG gene encoding 30S ribosomal protein S7 — translation MSRRRKAEKREILPDAKFGDLVVSKFINCLMMDGKKSVAERIVYDAFDEIATKTGNDPVKTFHDALENIRPHIEVRSRRVGGATYQIPVEVRSERAQALAFRWLIGAARGRSEYTMTSRLSGELMDASASRGNTIKKREDTHRMAEANRAFSHYRW, via the coding sequence ATGTCGCGACGACGCAAGGCAGAGAAGCGCGAAATCCTGCCAGACGCAAAATTCGGTGATCTCGTGGTCAGCAAGTTCATCAACTGTCTGATGATGGACGGCAAGAAATCCGTCGCTGAGCGTATCGTTTACGATGCGTTTGACGAGATTGCGACCAAGACAGGCAATGACCCGGTCAAGACGTTCCACGACGCGCTGGAAAATATCCGGCCGCATATCGAGGTTCGCTCGCGGCGCGTCGGCGGTGCGACGTATCAGATCCCGGTCGAGGTTCGCTCCGAGCGCGCCCAGGCGCTGGCATTCCGCTGGCTGATCGGCGCGGCGCGCGGCCGGTCCGAATATACCATGACGTCACGTCTGTCTGGTGAGTTGATGGACGCATCCGCAAGTCGCGGCAACACGATCAAGAAGCGCGAAGATACGCATCGGATGGCGGAAGCCAACCGCGCCTTTTCGCATTATCGCTGGTAA
- the fusA gene encoding elongation factor G: MSRITPIEKYRNIGIMAHIDAGKTTTTERILYYTGRSHKIGEVHDGNATMDWMEQEQERGITITSAATTCFWTDHRINIIDTPGHVDFTIEVERSLRVLDGAVAVFDSVAGVEPQTETVWRQADKYHVPRMCFINKMDRTGADFYRSLDMIKDRLGAVAMVVQLPLGNEADFVGVIDLVQMKAIIWNDETLGASFDIVDIPADMADKAAEYHTALVELAVEHDDEAMEAYLEGSEPDVATLKACIRKGTLAGAFVPILTGSAFKNKGVQPLLDAVVDYMPSPVDIGATRGMKIDSDEPLKREPNDAAPFSALAFKIMSDPFVGSLTFARVYSGVLESGTSVLNSVKGSRERVGRMLLMHANHREDIKEACAGDIVAIAGMKDVTTGDTLCSTSDPVVLERMEFPDPVIEIAVEPKTKGDQEKMGMALARLAQEDPSFRVSSDYESGQTIIKGMGELHLDIIVDRMRREFKVEANVGAPQVAYRETITKPVHVDYVHKKQTGGSGQFARVQIDFEPGEPGSGFVFESKVVGGSVPKEYIPGVQKGLDGSRGAGVLAGFPVIDFKATLVDGASHDVDSSVMAFEIAARAAFREGIQKAAPRLLEPIMKVEVVTPEEYMGDIIGDLNSRRGNVESMDQRGNARVIVAMVPLANMFGYINTLRSMSQGRAQYSMHFNRYEQVPQAVADEVKAKLA; encoded by the coding sequence ATGTCACGTATTACGCCCATCGAGAAGTACCGCAACATTGGTATCATGGCGCATATCGACGCCGGCAAGACGACGACGACAGAGCGGATCCTGTATTATACGGGCCGCTCGCATAAGATCGGCGAAGTCCATGACGGCAATGCGACCATGGACTGGATGGAGCAGGAGCAGGAACGCGGCATTACCATCACGTCCGCCGCGACAACCTGTTTCTGGACCGATCACCGCATCAACATCATCGATACGCCGGGCCATGTCGACTTCACGATTGAAGTCGAGCGCAGCCTGCGGGTGCTCGACGGCGCCGTCGCCGTATTCGACAGCGTCGCCGGTGTGGAGCCGCAGACGGAAACAGTCTGGCGTCAGGCGGACAAGTATCATGTGCCGCGGATGTGCTTCATCAACAAGATGGACCGGACCGGCGCCGATTTCTACCGCAGCCTGGACATGATCAAGGATCGCCTCGGCGCGGTGGCGATGGTCGTGCAGTTGCCGCTTGGCAACGAGGCCGATTTCGTCGGCGTGATCGATCTGGTCCAGATGAAGGCGATCATCTGGAATGACGAAACGCTTGGCGCATCCTTCGATATCGTCGATATCCCCGCCGACATGGCCGACAAGGCAGCCGAATACCATACGGCGCTGGTCGAACTGGCGGTGGAGCATGACGACGAGGCGATGGAAGCCTATCTCGAAGGGAGCGAGCCGGATGTCGCCACGCTGAAGGCGTGTATCCGCAAGGGGACCCTGGCTGGCGCGTTTGTGCCGATCCTTACCGGTTCGGCGTTCAAGAACAAGGGCGTTCAGCCGCTGCTCGACGCGGTTGTCGATTACATGCCGTCGCCGGTCGATATCGGCGCGACGCGGGGCATGAAGATCGACAGCGACGAGCCGCTCAAGCGGGAACCGAATGACGCGGCGCCTTTTTCCGCCCTGGCGTTCAAGATCATGAGCGATCCTTTCGTCGGGTCGCTGACCTTCGCGCGGGTTTATTCCGGCGTCCTGGAATCGGGCACGTCGGTCCTGAACTCGGTCAAGGGCAGTCGCGAACGGGTCGGCCGCATGCTTCTGATGCACGCCAACCATCGCGAAGACATCAAGGAAGCGTGCGCCGGCGATATTGTCGCGATTGCGGGCATGAAGGACGTGACCACGGGCGACACCCTGTGCAGTACATCGGATCCGGTGGTGCTGGAGCGGATGGAATTCCCCGATCCGGTCATCGAAATCGCGGTCGAGCCGAAGACGAAGGGCGACCAGGAAAAAATGGGCATGGCGCTGGCGCGCCTGGCGCAGGAAGATCCCAGCTTCCGCGTGTCGTCCGATTATGAAAGCGGCCAGACCATCATCAAGGGGATGGGCGAACTGCATCTCGATATTATCGTCGACCGCATGCGCCGCGAGTTCAAGGTGGAAGCGAATGTCGGCGCGCCGCAGGTGGCGTATCGCGAAACGATCACCAAGCCGGTCCATGTGGACTACGTTCACAAGAAGCAGACCGGCGGCTCCGGGCAGTTCGCCCGCGTTCAGATCGATTTCGAACCGGGTGAGCCCGGTTCCGGTTTCGTGTTTGAAAGCAAGGTCGTTGGCGGTTCCGTGCCGAAGGAATACATCCCGGGCGTCCAGAAGGGCCTCGACGGTTCCCGCGGCGCCGGCGTTCTCGCCGGGTTCCCGGTTATCGATTTCAAGGCGACGCTGGTCGACGGGGCGAGCCACGACGTCGACTCATCGGTCATGGCGTTCGAAATCGCGGCCCGCGCGGCCTTCCGGGAAGGTATCCAGAAAGCCGCCCCGCGGCTGCTGGAGCCGATCATGAAGGTTGAGGTGGTGACGCCCGAGGAATATATGGGCGATATCATCGGTGACCTGAACAGCCGCCGCGGCAATGTCGAAAGCATGGACCAGCGCGGGAACGCCCGCGTCATTGTGGCGATGGTCCCGCTGGCGAACATGTTCGGTTATATCAACACGTTGCGGTCAATGAGCCAGGGTCGGGCTCAATACTCAATGCATTTCAATCGTTATGAGCAGGTTCCGCAGGCCGTGGCGGACGAAGTCAAGGCCAAGCTGGCCTAA